The Juglans regia cultivar Chandler chromosome 11, Walnut 2.0, whole genome shotgun sequence genome contains the following window.
ggGTCTCATCCCCTTTTCTTAATGTATATAAAGCACAATTGGGATGTGGTGGTCGAGAAGATAGAGAGGAAGTTGGCAACATGAAAAATGACATATTCATCTAAAGGGGGTAGGATTactcttataaagagtactctctctaatatCCCTACCTCCTTCCTTTCTTTATTCCCTTTACCAGTTGGCGTAGACAATCATATTGAAAAATTGCATAGAGAAATTTTGTGGGGAGGCATGGGAGAGGAGACTAAAACTCCCCTAGTGAGTTGGAAAAAAGTTTGTTACCCGGTTGTTGATGGAGGTTTGGATCTTCATAGCTTATGTAGTTTTAATAAGACGTTGttggggaagtggctatggagataacatggggaagaggaagcatTGTGGAGGGGGGTGATTGATCGAAAGTATGGTAGTGATTGGGGAGGTTGGTGCACCAAAGAGTGTAGGGGTTTGTATGGAGTGAGtctatggaaatttattaggaaaGTTTGGGACTGTTTCTTGAAACAAGTTAACTTTACGGTTGGCGATGgttcaaaaatcagattttggtcTGAGGTTTGGTGTGGGGATACTGAATTGTCTAAAGCCTTTCCGGTTGTCTTTAGATTGGCGACTAATAagcaagcttcagtttcaaAGTTGATGGGTTTTTCCAATGGAGTGGTGCTTTGGGATGTAAGTTTCTCCAGATCTGCCCAGGATTGGAAAGTAGAGGAGGTTACTGATTTTTTCAGATTGTTGTATTCAGTGGAGATAAGAAGACAGGGTAAGGACCAACTATGTTGGAGACAAACAACCTCTAAAAAGTTTACAGTTTGGTCATACTATAAGGTTATACTAAATCAGCACCATATTTGCTTTCCTTGGAAGACTCATGTTCCGACAAGGGTGACTTTTTTTGTATGAACAGCAGCAATAGGGAATATTCAGACTatagataacttgaggaagcgcgaaatgattattttggattggtgctttatgagCAGGAAATGAGCGGAATCAGTGAATCATCTACTCCTTCATTGTGAAATGGCTAAAGTGCTGTGGGATGGAGTGTTTGGAAGGGTTGGGCTGAGCTGGGTTATGCCAAAAACAGGGGTCGATTTTCTACCAAGCTGGACCAACTCTCAAATGCATCTTGTTCCCAAGTAGCAGCCGCATCGAAAATGATGCCTCTGTGTATTATGTGGtatatttggttggaaagaaacgAGAGGTGCTTTAATGATAGGGAACACAATATAGAtgaattttggaattttttataagcactctGCTTAGATGgttctctgctattgtactcaaGGGAGGGGTTGTAAACGAGTTCTTTTCTTCGCTTTTCTAGTATTagaatgtaactaggtgtttcttttgtatacttcatgtgtacttgggcttcgcctattacattgtgtttaatcaaattttttaacttgtaaaaagaaaatataaagcaCAATGTAGACTTATGCAATTATACATTTCCCATCAAAAAATAGAGATAGATTAATAGCAGACTAATTTAGGATGTAAAGAGGGAAGGAGAGAAGGGATTACCTGGGGATCAACCCTAATCAAGATTGAAAAAGCTCCCTAGCATCATACATAATTTATCAAGATTGAATCAAAGTCTCCCCTTAGTTTTGTTACTTCGGAATTtggataaaggaaaaaaaaaaaaaggaaggaaatcacaacaaaataatatGTTGACCACCTCATTATATGCTAGTTATAGcgtgagaaaaaataaaaggcagCACTCAATTAAGCTTCTTCCTATCTAATCTTTACTTTCAtttagtgtttttgttttggttgtcAGCAGCCAAACGGAGCATTAATTGAAATTTGATACTCCTTCGACAGTTCGACATATCTTCAACCCAAAGATGCTACAGTAGTGAATTTGACACTATAGCatctgaagaaaaatatattcgaaaccaaattaaataaaataaataggagATGGGAGATGGTAAAACCCTAACCTCTGGAAGCGGAAAGGAGCGATAGATAAGCCTGTTCGATGTCAGGCATGGAAGCATCGTCTTTCTGAGAAAGGCAAAACCTAATTCGCTTATAACAATCGTAAACGCTTCGAATCTCGTCTCTGTTCCTCCTTCTGAGAAGAATTTCATCCTGAGATAGTGGCGGTGGTGTCGGCGGTGGAGCTACGGAGCTCTGATCCTGGTCTAATTTTTGTGGTGGCGGTGGTTCTGAAGGTGGCGGATGAGGGGGTTCTTCTAGAGGCTCGTATAGCCTCCGCTTCTTCGGAGGCTGCTCCGCCGACGCCATGACCAGAGAAAGAGATAGTAGGGCCACAAGTCTCGCTCTGGCCTATTGGTATCCCGCTCAGAATCCGTGTCCGTAAAATTACTCCCGCTACGTTACGGGAAAAGtctgtatagttttttttttaaaagaagtaaaaGTCCGTAGGAGTTGAATTGTGAATGGCCGCGAAACACGTACGAAGTTAAGCGAGTTTAGATTTTATGTTAATCGCTTTAGATCaaaatgaatttaaagacatatttaTAGACAAGTTAATAGCGGATCAATTTGTAACTCgcaatcataattttattattattaaattataatattaatatttttcaacatacttaatttttattattaggaTCGTAATTCTAAATCTATACTCATGTTTATTAATATCgagattgtaatatttattttattatagttaaaattttaaaaatattgatattttttgttagtggATAgtctaaatgtattttttagatattgctactactaataaatatagattttaacttttatataaaattattttaatcgaGTCAAATAGGTTATGCggattattttaactcatttacaTGAAATTGATTTAAATGAGTAATGTAGTATTAATCCATTTATAATTAGTTATTAAACGGATTGAAACGGATCATGACACGATACGATACGTTATTTAAAAAGATCAAGTTAGGGTTTGAAGATcttacatatttaatttaacgGATCGAATTCAGATTGAGTCATATAATCAAATATCTATGTTTTGACACGATGTAAATACGACCGGTGAACATGAATCAGTAAATACGTGTATAtagactcttttttttttaagtgaatgaGTAAATAGACTTGTAAAAGTAATGCTGCACAAGCATAAGCTTCGTAAAAAGGTGGtcttgttaaaaataaaaataaaaataaaaattattttttatttttacatgaaattcactgtttaacaaaaaaaaaaattgagactaGATTTTTATAtctagagaaatgatattgaGTATGTAGACATGCCatgcactcattttaaaaacaaaatgaataatatatgatatttatatgaaaatattaattttttaacgatGGAGCGGCCACTTAGTACGTGACACTTACACAACACatgattatatctaatattattaatatatttaaatactccgaacataaatataaacaatatttctattatattgTGACAAAGATAACACCTAGGCCTAGGCTGCTAATTAAGAGagataatatttacaatcacaaaatatgcaaatatCATCgtacactcatttaaaaaaaaaagtaagtaaatatgagatttatatgaaaaaattaattttttaatagtgtacATCActtactttgaaaaagagtttgCAATGCTAAACTAACGAGAATCCAACAGGCCAGTAATTGCTTGAAATTAAGACGCATAAACCATAGTGACATGTCTTAGTTTTCCGAACATTTTACCATGCACGCATGAAATAAGAATAGTATTCATGTGGAAAAGTTCATAGTTTTTATTCATTAgtacttttaatttatattagcatatatatatgtaatattcattTCATCATGTATAACTACAAGGTTTTAATATATGTATGGAAAGAAGCTGGATTAAATATTATAAGCCTTTAGATATATAGTAgataagaattattattttgataatttaacagaaatatttttatcttctaattaatagtaatatttttctcttcaaattaatattaattatataattatatatatatataggaatccCATATTGTTTGTTTCTCTTCAAACAATCAATTACGtatcttataaaatatgttttttattttgttgagttGTTTATTTAGGATTTGCGTACTGCGGAtcagttaattaattattatatgaatttgGTGCAAATTCATGAGAACCACAATTAAAATCCAGTGTATCTTGAAATTAAAGGAACATTCTGAGGGCCGGGCCGGCCAGCTGCTTCAATTTATAGAAGTGTTTATAAGCggacaaaagaaaaacaggctagacatatatgatatatgatatatatatatttatatatatatatatatatatatatataaacagctTAAAATGATCTAGCTAGGATTCTCCTCGTGATCGAAGATGGAGTTTTTTTTGGGATAAACTTgcaagaaatgaataaatatcACAACAGCTTGATCATCTCCTTAAAAGTCACAGATCAGGTACTGGAGAAATCTTCTGGTTGATCAGACCAATATCCATTCCATTGTAAGCGATGGGAGCATACATCCACAGATCATCGGAGCTTAAAAGCTAGAAATTAGACAATAGGGAAGTGGTTAGTCACTAGGTTTTGCTACTTTTGTTTAAGAAAATTCACGTTTTCTTGtggaaaaataagtattataaaGTGTTCTAAATTACCTTGATTTGGAGCTGCAAAAACTTAACATAATGGACTGCCTCTTCAAGCATTGTGCTAATATCAACCTGTTAGACCATCAATGAAGATctaattaatttagggtttcatattatatataccttAATTAAAAGACATATAAAAGCACGGTTttgaaagaataatgttataacACACCTTCGTTCCATTGGGGACTAGATTCTGTAAGATTTTCAATCGCTCATTTATCCTTTCCCTTCTTTTCTGCAAGATTAATTAATAGGACAGATGAATcggttatatataaaaactttgtTCCAAAGACAGATCAAATGCATGATTACAGTACTGAAAACGTTTTCTGAGGCTGCAGAAGTCTTGTTAATTACCCTTGCGTAGAGGCTTTGTGGATCTGTTGCCGACCCTCTACTGGCTCTCGACTTCCCACTCAATCTGATAGATGCATGAACCGCTTTGGATTCTGAAGTGGCTCCTCCATTAATCTCCTGGGAAGCATTATCATCCTCTGAGCAGTAACTGGTAGAGCTCTGCCCATCAGGTCCAGCAATATTGCTCTTTTCTTCCTGAGAAGTACCATTTGGGAGTTTCCGGTTCTTCTTTGACTCTACATTCTTCTTACTCTTTCGTACCTTCATTTAGAAATTAACGAGATTAATTAAACaatgtatttaaaaagaaatccaGTACCCCCACTAGTGGAATACGTAGAAtcacttcatttctttttcaatacttaCATCTGATCTTGATGAGACTCGAGGTTTCTTCTTTGAATTCTGTTCAGATGACTGGTTGTTATTTCTGCCTTCTGCTTTTGTCTGGGATTCTGGCATATCAAACTTCCTTTTGGGTATCAACTCCTTGCCAGGAATAGAAACAGCAGCTGGCTTGCCATCTTCTAATGCATCCGATCCTTCAAGGCTCGTATCTAATTCATTGTTATAGACCGTCTCACCCATTAAAACATCAGGAAACCCCGGGAAAAAAGAGGCAATATTTTTCTGATCATCCATCATACAAGTATTCGTGAACATGGATATATCACTTGATATTTGAATATGGTTGGCGTCACTGAAGTGGTAGTTCTCATGGCTTGGAGTGGCAATAAAGATGCAGCTACTGCTGTTACTATTattagtactactactactactttcTTGAGAAATAAAGTGCAAGTTAGAGTTGAGACAATCCAATGAATAAAGTAAACTGTCGGTAACCGATCCGGTCATTCTCATGTTAGCTGCCTCAGAATCAGGGCAAGAAGTTGATGGCGCTCGAGAGTACTTCAAGCCGGCCTCATCATGCTCGAGCAGAAATGAGCACTCATGACCAAGAAATTGTGGTGTGAAATCAAGCTCTTGGTCATCACCGAAGAAAATCTTGCTAAAGGAGTCCCATTCTCCATCAGGAAAGGCTCCAAGAGGCTCCATTTTTTCTAATACCCTAATTACGAACCTGTGCAGAAATGAGTCCTCTTCTGTTTGTTCAGTGCTGCTGCTAAGAGAAGCTCATGAACTGTTTTTGAGAGACAAGCGGAGACTGGAGACCCATGATATTTATACTCACCCCTATAGAACATGTCAGTAAGGATTGACTTCATGAATTTGCAAAgtgaatataaatttaattcatGATCATTGTTCCTGGCAGGGATCCCAGTTCAATGTAATCTGAGGAGTCTACTGTGGGGCAGATACCAGGCAAAGTACAACTCAGAAGGGGCCAAGTTCATGTAATGACAGATCAAATTAAATATTGCAGGGCTTGCTAAAACTGTCACCAGAATGacaaaatgagttaaaaaaacaATCATTGAGAGGTGACTCATGGCTACATTCAATGGGTCCCTTAATAGCTATATAGCAGTAATTAGGTACGTGATATGAGAATAATTTATGATAGCCTGCGTGTAGAAAAGACTGATAAAAGtatttaattgatattatagctaTAGAACGTGGAAGTTTTCTTGAATAGAGTACTAAACGGAGGGAGTTTAATTTGTTGTcatattattaaacaaattaaacGCAGCAAATGGACGGCAAGATCGATCGTGGGAATGAGACTGACGtgcattatttattttcaagtacTGATCAAAGTTGGACAAAGTTTACGCATAGCTCGTTCCTTGTCTCCTGATAATCATGAATCATGGACTGGACCTAACAGGTTTTCCTCCGGCTGATCATGAAGCCACGGTGAtatgtatttaaaataattattgattcaGCAGTACTTGAACTGAATATTAACTCAGTCGATCATAACATGTACGTATAACTTTAATGGCagtacttcattttattaaagaaagcATGAACAATTAGGCCAGCAGGATGATCATcagggttttaattatttaagggCGAATAAAGGCTAAAGCATATATAATAATGCAATGTCTGATCCAATATATAGTTGACCGTTAAAaccatattctatatataagtCTGTCAAAAATTTATCGGCTCGATCAGAGCCTCATGagatgatgcatgcatggtgagttacaaatgaaaattgaaaaagagagcATACTTAAATGTATAATGCTTAGGATAAgatcagcttatatatatatatatatatatatatatatatatatatacacacacacactagtaagatgttacgtgTTTGAGGTACGTATGCGTAGTtcaaagtattaatatattttattaaaataaaaataaagtacatatatcttattattttattattaatatatatcttaaaagctattgaaagataggttatttataaattattataatgctttcctattataatgaatacgaaaagataaatctacataaatctgttttcctattataacatattttcaaattggaaattgaatccatgattattattataataaatctgctttattagcatatttaaagatattaatagtggaatagaaaccaacagaaaCTATAAAAGTAGccagaaatagaatgtaaataaaaatacaattgtatctctgtgttctgtaattattacaaacggatggaaagttaatgaaaatcagcatattctgttaaaataagaaattttcgttaaaacaagaaaattctgtttcataggctctttatatatagagaaagaTATTAAGCATACttaaatgtataattataacatGCAATACGTGCAGAAACAGTATTCGGCCCCTTGCACTCTGAGATGTCCCACTATTATTGATGATCGGGAATGTTCCTGACATGCAGTTTCAAATTTGACTAGTTTCCAAACTCAGCCTCTCATGCTTTAAAATTCCAGTCTTCAATTAATCCagacataaatattattagggCTTCATCAAGAGAGGTGGAAAAACTGcctctattatatataactagAAATCTGCAGCTTGAAAATAAGCTGTTTGAATGGTTGATTATGGAATCAAATGGCACGACCTAAATATAGTGAAAAATTAGGTAGCTACAGTAAAATGGCTCCAAATAAACAAACTAGATTGAGATTCCCATGCGCCATATACCAGCAGCTAGCACAAAACCCAAAACCCAGATCATGCATGTGATATCTTAGATACGATTAAACCATGTTCATGACCACAACCTAAAATTATTCGCAGTAATTAGCTGCCACTAATTGGATGACCTGAACAAAGCCAAGAAGCACATGACGAACAGATCATAGAAGTACTGTCCCTTTTGCCCCCTAAAGATTCTGCCGATTCTCGCGCTTTGTTTCCAGTACGTGTCATGAGATAGAGACAATTTTCCCACGTcattcttttaattaatatgttcCTTCTTTGGGGAAAGTTCGATAGAAGGTCTTCGTTTGAAAATTGCACCGGCCGCCCTTGCAcgaccttttatatatatatatatatatatataaatatatatatatatatatatatatatataagatgatcaaaacaaaaccctaaataaaatctTGAATTTCAATGCAGAATGGAGATTAAAACCTAAGAAATCTGAAGGCCGGGGGCCAATAACAGCCAAAGTACAACTCATGAGAAGGGGCCAAGTTCATGCAATTAATGATGGAAATTAATTGCAGGATTTTAATGGCCTTTAAACACCGTGGACTTGCTAAAACTGCAACGATCAGAATGATAAAAAGGGTCAAAAAGGCAATCATTGAGATCAGGTGACTAACTACATTTAATGGGTCCCTTAATATACCTATTTAATTAGTAAGGTGGTATTAGAATTTAGAGTAATTATATGCCTACGTGGAGAAAAGATCgatcatgtatttttttgtttttctaatcaTCATGTATTTGATATAGCGGGATTAACGTGGAAGCtctctttaatatatatatatatatataattaataaacaaaacgCGCTAAATGGACGGCCAGATCGTGGGAATGAGGCTTATAACATGCATTATTTACAAGTACTGAAATTAAAGCCCGATCGACAAGGTAACTGCATAGCTCGTTCCTTGTCTCGTCAATGGATTAAACCTAACAGGTTTTCCCTGATCAGCTGACGTGTTTTC
Protein-coding sequences here:
- the LOC108983174 gene encoding transcription factor RSL2-like, encoding MEPLGAFPDGEWDSFSKIFFGDDQELDFTPQFLGHECSFLLEHDEAGLKYSRAPSTSCPDSEAANMRMTGSVTDSLLYSLDCLNSNLHFISQESSSSSTNNSNSSSCIFIATPSHENYHFSDANHIQISSDISMFTNTCMMDDQKNIASFFPGFPDVLMGETVYNNELDTSLEGSDALEDGKPAAVSIPGKELIPKRKFDMPESQTKAEGRNNNQSSEQNSKKKPRVSSRSDVRKSKKNVESKKNRKLPNGTSQEEKSNIAGPDGQSSTSYCSEDDNASQEINGGATSESKAVHASIRLSGKSRASRGSATDPQSLYARKRRERINERLKILQNLVPNGTKVDISTMLEEAVHYVKFLQLQIKLLSSDDLWMYAPIAYNGMDIGLINQKISPVPDL